A region of Geobacillus sp. 46C-IIa DNA encodes the following proteins:
- a CDS encoding ABC transporter permease: protein MSMKRWSANRAMWTQNLRQIGWIAIVHWLLWLAAIVLPIALAYSQYDPKVGNLPQWKNVYYISNGLETLIAWLVPVLASAGALRYMHDKRSADFIHSLPIRRTELLTSQIVFGWLMLVVPLLIAALAAIGCLYGLDLPWPIGAPDVWRWLGETMVIETLIFALGIAVGILVGQSVLHVVLMNIFLFFPAGILVLIYTNLSLLLSGFPDTYYLSTDLDRLVLPLRYAMLMDQAMNAGEAGLLLLLALLLFGLAVWLCERRPAEAAGQALAFPALRPLFVYGVAFCSWLVGGFYFGEVQGQWGWIVFGYITFSLLGYAIARMVIAKTWRVFHRWKGYVAFAAVMTVLALIIRVDLAGYEQRVPAIADIKQVYFGQSTMNFEHPEQIGRSFVEYDQFLRTKENIEAVRAFHEQLAHDQPSPSRLSNVQPVVIGYVLKDGTRLLRRYEVPVELYMTHFRRIMESKEYKQQYHFLLHPDGYSPIRQVTIRNLNTGQPVLVLAEPKEIESFISALKQDLWNEPVGNMIGTVSIWYADVELLQSDGDSFGFGLAENYTHVRQWLERRHVGEDLIKK, encoded by the coding sequence ATGTCGATGAAACGGTGGTCGGCTAACCGCGCCATGTGGACGCAAAATCTTCGTCAAATCGGCTGGATTGCGATCGTTCATTGGCTGCTATGGCTGGCGGCGATCGTGCTGCCGATCGCGCTCGCGTATTCCCAATATGACCCGAAAGTGGGCAATCTACCACAGTGGAAGAATGTGTATTATATATCCAATGGGTTGGAAACATTGATCGCCTGGCTTGTCCCCGTGCTGGCATCTGCTGGCGCGCTTCGCTATATGCATGACAAACGGTCGGCCGACTTTATTCATAGTTTACCCATCCGCCGCACCGAATTGCTCACAAGCCAAATCGTGTTCGGTTGGCTCATGTTAGTTGTGCCGCTCTTAATTGCGGCACTGGCCGCTATCGGCTGCTTGTATGGGCTTGACCTCCCGTGGCCGATCGGGGCGCCGGACGTATGGCGCTGGCTCGGTGAAACAATGGTCATTGAAACACTCATCTTCGCCCTTGGCATCGCCGTTGGCATTCTCGTCGGTCAATCGGTGCTCCATGTGGTGCTGATGAATATTTTTCTTTTTTTTCCGGCTGGCATACTTGTTTTGATTTATACGAATTTATCATTATTATTGTCCGGATTTCCGGATACGTACTATTTATCAACCGATTTGGACCGGTTGGTGCTTCCGCTTCGCTATGCGATGTTGATGGATCAGGCGATGAACGCGGGGGAGGCGGGATTGTTGCTACTGTTGGCGCTTCTTTTGTTTGGCCTGGCTGTTTGGCTGTGTGAGCGGCGGCCGGCAGAAGCAGCCGGGCAGGCGCTGGCGTTTCCGGCGCTCCGTCCGCTGTTTGTGTATGGGGTTGCATTTTGCTCTTGGCTTGTCGGCGGCTTTTATTTTGGAGAAGTGCAGGGGCAATGGGGCTGGATAGTCTTCGGATATATAACGTTTTCTTTGCTTGGGTACGCGATTGCCCGGATGGTCATCGCGAAAACGTGGCGCGTATTTCACCGCTGGAAGGGGTATGTCGCGTTTGCGGCGGTGATGACCGTTCTTGCTCTTATCATCCGCGTGGATCTTGCTGGCTATGAGCAGCGTGTGCCGGCAATTGCAGACATTAAGCAAGTGTACTTTGGCCAGTCGACGATGAACTTTGAACACCCGGAGCAGATCGGCCGCTCGTTTGTAGAATATGACCAATTTCTTCGCACGAAGGAAAATATTGAAGCGGTGCGGGCGTTTCACGAACAACTCGCGCATGATCAACCGTCGCCGTCCCGTCTCAGCAACGTTCAGCCGGTGGTGATCGGCTATGTGCTCAAAGACGGCACGCGCCTCCTCCGCCGCTATGAAGTGCCGGTCGAACTGTATATGACGCATTTTCGCCGCATTATGGAGTCGAAAGAGTATAAACAGCAATACCATTTCCTGCTTCACCCGGACGGCTACTCGCCGATCCGCCAAGTAACGATACGAAACTTGAATACAGGGCAGCCAGTGCTTGTTTTAGCTGAGCCGAAGGAAATTGAATCATTTATCAGCGCGCTGAAACAAGATTTATGGAACGAACCAGTCGGAAACATGATCGGCACCGTGAGCATATGGTACGCGGACGTCGAGCTGTTGCAAAGCGACGGCGATTCATTCGGCTTTGGGCTCGCGGAAAACTATACACATGTGCGTCAATGGCTCGAACGGCGGCATGTGGGGGAAGACTTGATCAAAAAATAA
- a CDS encoding ABC transporter ATP-binding protein, translating to MIQLIGVMKTFDRFPAVNGATMTVPKGSIYGLLGPNGAGKTTLLKLMAGILRQDRGTIAIDGEDVWENIGVKQRILFLPDFVYFFPHTTIRQMADFYEQVYPSFSRERFMELRAAFSLDLDKKIQQFSKGMQRQAAFWLAFSVQPDVLIMDEPLDGLDAFVRRYVKQLLIDEVVEREMTIVISSHNLRELEDLCGIVGLMARGVVRLERDLDELRAGMHKLQLAFRDGFPSELMERLDIVHREERGSIVLLVVRGEKRRIEETVRAFHPLILDVLPLSLEEIFMYEMGGDAYVDETVVG from the coding sequence ATGATTCAACTTATAGGCGTGATGAAAACGTTTGACCGTTTTCCCGCTGTCAACGGGGCGACGATGACCGTGCCGAAAGGATCGATTTACGGGCTGCTTGGACCGAACGGCGCGGGAAAAACGACGTTGTTGAAGCTAATGGCTGGCATTCTCCGCCAAGATCGCGGAACGATCGCAATCGATGGGGAAGATGTATGGGAAAATATCGGCGTGAAGCAACGAATTTTATTTTTGCCGGACTTCGTATACTTTTTCCCGCATACGACGATTCGACAAATGGCGGACTTTTACGAACAAGTGTATCCGTCGTTCAGCCGCGAGCGGTTTATGGAATTGCGGGCGGCGTTTTCGTTGGATCTTGATAAAAAAATCCAGCAGTTTTCGAAAGGGATGCAGCGCCAAGCCGCGTTTTGGCTCGCCTTTTCCGTTCAGCCTGATGTGCTCATTATGGATGAGCCGCTCGATGGGCTCGATGCGTTCGTCCGTCGCTATGTGAAACAATTGTTGATTGATGAAGTGGTGGAACGGGAAATGACGATTGTCATCTCATCACACAATTTGCGCGAACTGGAGGATTTATGCGGCATTGTCGGATTGATGGCGCGCGGCGTGGTGCGGCTCGAGCGCGACTTGGATGAACTGCGCGCTGGCATGCATAAGTTGCAGCTTGCTTTTCGCGATGGGTTTCCGAGTGAATTGATGGAGCGCCTCGATATTGTGCACCGTGAGGAACGCGGCAGCATCGTCCTCCTTGTCGTCCGCGGGGAAAAGCGGCGCATAGAGGAGACGGTTCGCGCGTTTCATCCCCTCATCCTTGATGTGCTGCCGCTGTCGCTTGAAGAAATTTTTATGTATGAAATGGGGGGTGACGCTTATGTCGATGAAACGGTGGTCGGCTAA
- a CDS encoding GntR family transcriptional regulator: MFELDLRSRQPIYEQLMEKMKEMVIRELWRPHDQLPSVRAMAKQLMVNPNTIQKAYRELERNGWIYSVPGKGSFVAPRPKEPNTEAVAAVYEQFVRLVKEARFLGVTNEQLWQWIIEGEKEGESDDSTYRRDENV; this comes from the coding sequence ATGTTTGAGCTCGATTTGCGAAGCCGGCAGCCAATTTATGAGCAGCTGATGGAAAAAATGAAAGAAATGGTCATCCGCGAATTATGGCGGCCGCACGACCAGCTGCCGTCGGTCAGAGCGATGGCGAAACAGCTGATGGTCAACCCGAATACGATTCAAAAAGCATACCGTGAACTGGAACGCAATGGCTGGATTTATTCCGTCCCGGGAAAAGGCAGTTTCGTCGCGCCGCGCCCGAAAGAGCCAAACACCGAGGCGGTCGCTGCCGTTTACGAACAGTTCGTCCGTCTTGTCAAGGAAGCGCGGTTTTTAGGAGTGACCAACGAGCAATTATGGCAATGGATCATAGAAGGGGAGAAAGAGGGGGAGAGCGATGATTCAACTTATAGGCGTGATGAAAACGTTTGA
- a CDS encoding DUF421 domain-containing protein produces the protein MKWLQLTLELVIGFILLFAVVKIAGKKLISQMSPFTFIAAIVLGELLGNALYDDHIHLWYIIYSITLWGAMLLLVEYASQKWLSFRLWSEGKPTLLIRNGAIDYEALKKSRLTLNQLQSLLRKHETFSIREVAFCFLEADGEISVLKQADHQKTTREDFHLPPHPVYVPVTLVRDGQLLRDELMELGKNEQWLTAELRKQGVPSWQDVLIAEWLEGKGLFVQTYRPSEGKMPKQQGLKEES, from the coding sequence ATGAAATGGCTCCAGTTGACGCTTGAACTTGTCATCGGCTTTATTCTGTTGTTCGCCGTCGTCAAAATCGCCGGCAAAAAGTTGATCAGCCAAATGAGCCCGTTTACGTTTATCGCTGCCATCGTGCTTGGCGAGCTGCTTGGCAATGCGCTGTATGACGACCATATTCACCTTTGGTACATCATCTATTCGATCACCCTTTGGGGGGCGATGTTGCTTTTGGTCGAGTATGCGAGCCAAAAGTGGCTTTCCTTTCGCCTATGGAGCGAAGGAAAGCCGACATTGCTTATTCGAAACGGCGCCATCGATTACGAGGCATTGAAAAAAAGCCGCCTCACCCTCAACCAGCTGCAAAGCCTTCTTCGCAAGCATGAGACGTTTTCGATCCGTGAAGTGGCGTTTTGCTTTTTGGAAGCGGACGGAGAAATTAGCGTGCTGAAACAAGCGGATCATCAAAAAACGACGCGCGAAGATTTCCACTTGCCGCCTCATCCCGTCTATGTGCCGGTGACGCTCGTTCGCGACGGCCAGCTGTTGCGAGATGAACTTATGGAGCTTGGGAAAAATGAGCAGTGGCTCACCGCGGAGCTGCGCAAACAAGGAGTCCCTTCATGGCAAGATGTATTGATTGCCGAGTGGTTGGAAGGGAAGGGATTGTTTGTACAGACGTATCGACCGTCTGAGGGGAAGATGCCGAAGCAGCAAGGATTGAAGGAAGAATCATGA